From the Chloroflexus aurantiacus J-10-fl genome, one window contains:
- a CDS encoding alpha/beta fold hydrolase, with protein sequence MSTSSTLWEIESPLGPVAFRVSGQGRPLIFIHGWGASSRYWQAAPAFLPNRRLIAIDLPGCGASPAPLEPVSLESSARAVLAVADALDIDRFALVGHSLGAAVALAVAGLAGARVERLGLVSFGIGANLYEDALVTLAGAQWQVAAAYWRPLLVWWRPWWEYTSTWRQALWALPPTPDLLARPLVRQPLDRSLLAQGIADLAAMDPLVAIETAAIMGHPRLKRLLQLPLPPVVLISGSDDPVFPPVNVEMLSRVLPDVQVVFIPNCGHVPMVEEPAACYQTIARFLDGENDYLS encoded by the coding sequence ATGTCAACATCTTCAACACTCTGGGAAATTGAAAGTCCACTCGGTCCGGTCGCCTTTCGGGTTTCCGGGCAGGGGCGTCCTCTGATCTTTATCCACGGCTGGGGTGCTTCCAGCCGTTACTGGCAGGCGGCACCAGCGTTCTTACCCAACCGGCGCCTGATCGCAATTGACCTTCCCGGTTGTGGCGCATCTCCGGCACCGCTCGAACCGGTTTCTCTGGAGTCGTCTGCGCGGGCGGTGCTGGCAGTGGCCGATGCTCTGGATATTGATCGATTTGCATTAGTGGGCCATTCTCTCGGCGCCGCAGTGGCGCTTGCTGTCGCTGGTCTGGCCGGTGCACGGGTAGAGCGTCTCGGCCTGGTGAGTTTTGGGATTGGCGCTAACCTGTACGAGGATGCACTGGTCACGCTGGCCGGCGCACAGTGGCAGGTGGCTGCGGCTTACTGGCGACCATTGCTGGTATGGTGGCGTCCCTGGTGGGAATATACCTCTACCTGGCGACAGGCACTCTGGGCATTGCCACCAACGCCGGACCTCCTGGCGCGACCGCTGGTGCGACAACCGCTTGACCGTTCATTGCTGGCGCAAGGCATTGCCGATCTGGCGGCAATGGATCCGCTGGTAGCTATCGAGACCGCAGCCATTATGGGACATCCCCGTCTGAAACGACTATTGCAACTTCCATTACCGCCGGTTGTTCTGATTAGTGGCAGTGACGATCCGGTCTTTCCACCGGTCAATGTCGAGATGCTCAGTCGTGTTTTACCGGATGTACAGGTGGTCTTCATTCCCAATTGTGGTCATGTACCTATGGTTGAGGAACCGGCAGCATGTTATCAGACAATTGCTCGCTTTCTGGATGGAGAAAACGACTATTTGTCGTAA
- the cpaB gene encoding Flp pilus assembly protein CpaB encodes MRRGALLFLLIGLIVIIGGLAAFLLLRGGAATSTTSQTPEVPPPPTAVPLVSVVQARVDLEANTLLNDPSLLDVVEVPVTEFDEANEFSNINDVLGKLLINPVVAGQSIRKDNIREAGLAQRIPTAEPGQAQVKAYPLIVNSLSGVADQVAVNDFVDVIATFSVERQIIRPGPVQVITVNDVDQLVREYQYGENQTFFSTKTIIQRAQVLQIVRPALPAPTEGEETTTEAVTPPASSSLPQVDASGQPITGAQTAEGGATTPSTLTEGVWVVVLALTDQEIELLEFALQSQARIVLALRGANDDAIESTSGVTLDLLVREYGLPLPRPLPPRVYGEDEVFVPEPTPTPLP; translated from the coding sequence ATGCGACGTGGCGCATTACTGTTTCTACTGATCGGACTTATCGTCATTATCGGTGGATTGGCGGCTTTCTTGCTGTTACGCGGCGGGGCTGCAACATCCACCACCTCACAAACACCCGAAGTACCTCCACCGCCGACAGCAGTGCCATTGGTGTCAGTCGTTCAGGCCCGTGTCGATCTCGAGGCCAATACACTATTGAATGATCCTTCTTTGCTTGATGTTGTTGAAGTACCGGTAACCGAATTTGACGAAGCAAACGAATTTAGCAACATTAATGATGTTTTGGGCAAACTGTTGATCAATCCGGTTGTAGCCGGACAATCGATCCGGAAAGATAATATTCGTGAAGCCGGTCTGGCGCAGCGTATACCTACTGCTGAACCTGGTCAGGCTCAGGTAAAAGCCTATCCGCTGATTGTTAACAGCCTGTCGGGTGTTGCCGATCAGGTTGCCGTCAATGACTTTGTTGACGTGATTGCTACGTTTTCAGTTGAACGCCAGATTATCCGTCCCGGCCCTGTGCAGGTTATTACCGTGAATGACGTCGACCAGCTTGTACGGGAGTACCAGTACGGCGAAAATCAGACCTTCTTCTCTACCAAGACGATCATTCAGCGTGCTCAGGTATTGCAAATTGTGCGCCCTGCGCTACCGGCTCCCACAGAGGGAGAAGAAACCACTACTGAGGCCGTTACACCACCTGCTTCGTCGAGTCTGCCACAAGTTGATGCATCAGGGCAGCCGATTACTGGTGCTCAGACTGCTGAAGGTGGGGCTACAACGCCTAGCACGTTAACTGAAGGGGTATGGGTTGTTGTGCTGGCCTTGACCGATCAGGAAATTGAACTGCTGGAGTTTGCGTTACAGTCACAGGCCCGGATTGTGCTGGCGCTGCGTGGGGCAAACGACGACGCTATTGAGTCGACCAGTGGTGTCACCCTCGATCTGTTGGTGCGCGAGTACGGTCTGCCCCTGCCGCGTCCCTTGCCACCGCGGGTTTACGGTGAAGACGAGGTCTTTGTACCTGAACCAACCCCAACTCCGCTGCCATAA
- a CDS encoding uracil-DNA glycosylase: protein MSSIIHNLVNDLAAMAAPPHTVNMYAHQAADEQEAHGNAIRRNNLVLALTLALERGPDLLLIGEAPGYNGARRTGVPFTSEQILLAGVDPPGQFGTTRGFALATTDGRISREQTATIVYRELQALNRFAVGWNAFPLHPHRPGQPQSNRTPLQREVMLGLPFLLRFCLLFPRCPVVAMGRIADQALSRLGIVHAVVRHPAQGGAQMFAAGLRRLFMQSDESTPAQNPV from the coding sequence ATGTCATCAATCATTCACAACCTTGTCAATGATCTGGCCGCAATGGCAGCCCCGCCTCACACGGTGAATATGTATGCTCATCAGGCTGCCGATGAGCAGGAGGCGCACGGCAATGCTATTCGGCGAAACAATCTGGTTCTGGCCCTCACGCTGGCGTTAGAACGCGGCCCTGATCTGTTGCTGATTGGCGAGGCACCCGGTTACAATGGTGCTCGTCGCACCGGCGTGCCTTTTACCAGTGAACAGATTCTGTTAGCCGGAGTTGACCCACCGGGTCAGTTTGGCACCACTCGTGGGTTTGCCCTGGCAACAACCGATGGTCGCATCTCGCGGGAGCAAACGGCAACCATTGTGTATCGTGAGCTACAAGCGCTGAATCGCTTTGCAGTCGGTTGGAATGCGTTTCCGCTGCATCCGCACCGACCTGGCCAACCGCAGAGCAATCGCACCCCACTTCAGCGTGAAGTGATGCTTGGCTTGCCCTTCCTGTTGCGGTTTTGCCTGCTTTTTCCTCGTTGCCCGGTAGTGGCGATGGGGCGTATCGCCGATCAGGCGCTCTCCCGCCTCGGTATTGTCCATGCCGTAGTCCGCCATCCAGCCCAGGGTGGGGCGCAGATGTTTGCCGCAGGGTTGCGTCGTCTGTTCATGCAGAGTGACGAGTCAACACCTGCGCAAAATCCGGTATAA